The following are from one region of the Hyla sarda isolate aHylSar1 chromosome 6, aHylSar1.hap1, whole genome shotgun sequence genome:
- the LYVE1 gene encoding lymphatic vessel endothelial hyaluronic acid receptor 1, which produces MSHHFGVLFALLSLILGGHLLESSFDVADLKQPQCRIAGVTLVQKQDKSTIFNYTMAESACQALGLQLANKEQMEKARGYGYETCSFGWVSDKVGAIPRIQHNEKCGNNKTGVLTWTVNLSRTFAGAYCFNVSDVRINSCKPGLMVTEPPSTVLMPTSGSTTASATTSLKTETQTDTTLMSTARVRTTPDASTTSLYTTLMTTTTKARKPQTTTLQATTLQTTTLQTTPPEDTEPPTKQENQMAQKTERIIFGGLPTTLLILALVFFVAAVGLAVCYIKKYKTHLLFTTKKHQKESVETKVFKDTSGAENTSGEERYTNLHGAESPHYIPGNSIEAEV; this is translated from the exons ATGTCTCATCACTTTGGGGTTCTTTTTGCGCTCCTGTCCCTCATTTTGGGGGGTCATCTATTGGAATCGTCTTTTGATGTGGCAG ATCTTAAACAACCACAATGCAGAATAGCTGGTGTGACGCTGGTGCAGAAACAAGACAAATCGACGATATTCAACTACACAATGGCAGAAAGTGCGTGCCAGGCTCTGGGGCTCCAGCTCGCCAACAAGGAGCAGATGGAGAAGGCCAGGGGGTACGGATACGAGACGTGCAG CTTTGGATGGGTTTCAGACAAAGTTGGAGCAATTCCAAGAATACAACACAATGAAAAATGTGGCAATAACAAAACCGGGGTCCTTACCTGGACTGTCAACCTCAGCAGGACCTTTGCGGGTGCCTATTGCTTCAATGTCTCTG ATGTCCGGATCAATTCCTGTAAGCCCGGACTCATGGTAACAGAACCACCGAGCACCGTGTTGATGCCAACATCTGGATCCACCACAGCATCAGCCACGACCAGCCTGAAAACAGAAACTCAGACGGACACGACTCTGATGTCCACGGCACGTGTGAGGACAACTCCCGATGCCTCCACaacatcactatacacaactTTAATGACTACAACGACTAAAGCGAGGAAACCACAGACCACCACTCTACAGGCAACCACCCTACAGACCACCACCCTACAGACCACACCACCAGAGGACACCGAACCACCCACCAAGCAGGAGAACCAGATGGCTCAAAAAACTGAGAGAATAATTTTCGGAG GGTTACCGACGACACTGCTCATACTGGCGCTGGTGTTCTTCGTAGCGGCGGTGGGCCTTGCTGTTTGCTACATCAAAAA ATACAAAACACATTTACTCTTCACCACAAAGAAACATCAGAAAGAGTCAGTGGAGACCAAGGTGTTTAAAGACACGTCGGGCGCCGAAAACACGAGCGGGGAAGAGCGATATACCAATCTGCACGGCGCTGAGAGCCCACATTATATTCCAGGAAACTCCATCGAGGCAGAGGTGTAA